A single Stigmatopora argus isolate UIUO_Sarg chromosome 7, RoL_Sarg_1.0, whole genome shotgun sequence DNA region contains:
- the palm3 gene encoding paralemmin-3, with product MDEAEKYQQRLEAIADKRRLQEEQEQAKREMEDEKLRLQQLKRKSLRDQWLMEGAPLSLSSMDSQSPRSPSLASQEVGKHRLLSQNVGFAGEDAKEQNTEDQTEAVGMEAGDMGADKDDMKAIQVSHEELPSVLMNGEGDLKSSLKQHSDDTLEKSTTNGPRVTVTLENHSQQIPHLSCTEVDEGVVVMRAQRVVILDDEEVAPQKYQTGDEVNEKMQITPEASTQLAINESSAAKEIKDDLGNLTGPVEVAPVPVYSESQPSCPVSKAPQAQEEEEAITAASGDPETTSKAQGDAVATSPQFQEVALSDHLENNRTEARPPEMEPFLEEASGAAGEAATDKPAEPAQAPKKKTFQCCSLM from the exons ATGGATGAAGCGGAGAAGTACCAACAGCGACTGGAGGCCATTGCT GACAAGCGACGTCTGCAGGAAGAGCAAGAGCAAGCCAAGAGAGAGATGGAAGATGAAAAACTCAGGCTGCAGCAGCTCAAG AGGAAGTCTCTGAGGGATCAGTGGTTGATGGAGGGAGCTCCTTTGTCCCTCTCCTCAATGGATTCCCAAAGCCCACGCTCTCCTTCATTGGCCTCTCAGGAGGTGGGAAAGCACAG GTTGCTATCACAGAACGTGGGCTTTGCAGGGGAGGATGCGAAAGAACAGAACACAGAGGACCAAACG GAAGCCGTGGGCATGGAAGCAGGAGATATGG GGGCAGACAAGGATGACATGAAGGCAATCCAAGTATCACATGAAGAACTGCCATCTGTTCTGATGAATGGTGAAGGGGACTTGAAATCCAGCTTGAAACAACACAGCGATGACACTTTGGAGAAGTCCACCACCAATGGACCAAGAGTGACGGTCACTTTGGAGAACCACAGCCAACAAATTCCTCACCTAAGCTGCACCGAGGTGGACGAAGGCGTCGTGGTCATGCGGGCTCAGCGTGTTGTCATCTTGGATGATGAGGAAGTTGCACCGCAAAAATATCAGACTGGAGATGAAGTGAATGAGAAGATGCAAATAACTCCAGAAGCCTCAACACAGTTAGCAATCAATGAATCAAGTGCGGCCAAGGAGATTAAAGATGACCTTGGCAACCTGACCGGTCCTGTGGAGGTCGCGCCGGTACCCGTTTATTCCGAATCACAACCCTCTTGCCCCGTTTCAAAGGCCCCACAAGcacaggaagaagaagaagctatCACAGCAGCATCAGGGGATCCCGAAACAACGTCAAAAGCCCAAGGCGATGCCGTTGCTACATCTCCTCAGTTCCAGGAAGTCGCCCTTAGCGACCACCTAGAGAACAACAGGACTGAGGCTCGACCCCCAGAGATGGAGCCCTTTCTTGAGGAAGCCTCCGGCGCCGCGGGTGAAGCTGCCACCGACAAACCGGCAGAGCCCGCACAAGCACCCAAGAAGAAAACGTTCCAGTGCTGCTCGCTCATGTAA